In one window of Mobiluncus massiliensis DNA:
- the eno gene encoding phosphopyruvate hydratase, producing MAIIESIYGREILDSRGNPTVEVELEYEGGMVRAAVPSGASTGQFEAVELRDGDKGRYQGKGVLKAVKAVNDIIAPELVGFDTVEQRSIDAAMMDLDGTENKGKLGANAILGVSLAVAKASAEDAGLELFEYLGGPNAHVLPVPMMNILNGGSHADSNVDIQEFMIAPIGAETFAEALRMGAEVYHCLKSVLKDKGLATGLGDEGGFAPNLESNAEALDLILVAIEKAGYKPGKDVAFALDVASSEFYENGKYNFEGEARDAAYMEKYYEELIEKYPIVSIEDPLNEEAWEDWQKLTAAIGDKVQLVGDDLFVTNPERLERGIKEGVANALLVKVNQIGSLTETLEAIEMAHRAGFHTMTSHRSGETEDTTIAHLAVASNAGQIKTGAPARTERVAKYNELLRIEDMLGDAAVYAGKSAFPRFRG from the coding sequence TTGGCAATCATCGAAAGTATTTACGGTCGCGAAATTCTCGATTCCCGCGGTAACCCCACGGTCGAAGTCGAGCTTGAGTACGAAGGGGGTATGGTTCGCGCTGCGGTTCCTTCTGGTGCATCGACCGGCCAGTTCGAAGCGGTGGAACTCCGCGATGGTGATAAGGGACGTTACCAGGGTAAGGGCGTGCTAAAGGCGGTCAAGGCGGTAAACGACATTATTGCTCCCGAGTTGGTGGGATTTGATACCGTCGAACAGCGCAGTATTGACGCAGCAATGATGGACCTGGACGGCACTGAAAACAAGGGCAAACTGGGGGCGAATGCGATTCTGGGCGTGTCCCTGGCAGTGGCGAAGGCTTCGGCCGAGGACGCCGGTCTGGAACTGTTCGAGTATCTCGGCGGTCCTAATGCTCACGTCTTGCCAGTGCCGATGATGAATATCTTGAATGGTGGATCCCACGCGGATTCCAACGTGGACATTCAAGAGTTCATGATTGCCCCGATTGGTGCCGAGACGTTCGCCGAAGCGTTGCGGATGGGCGCTGAGGTGTACCACTGCCTGAAGTCCGTTTTGAAGGACAAGGGTCTGGCTACCGGTTTGGGTGATGAAGGCGGGTTTGCGCCGAACCTGGAGTCTAACGCGGAGGCTCTGGATTTGATTCTGGTTGCTATCGAAAAGGCCGGTTACAAGCCCGGCAAGGACGTGGCATTTGCTCTGGACGTGGCTTCTTCTGAGTTCTACGAGAACGGCAAGTACAACTTCGAGGGCGAAGCCCGCGACGCGGCTTACATGGAGAAATACTACGAGGAACTGATTGAAAAGTATCCGATTGTTTCCATTGAAGATCCGCTGAATGAGGAAGCCTGGGAGGACTGGCAGAAACTCACCGCCGCCATTGGTGACAAGGTGCAGCTGGTGGGTGACGACCTGTTCGTCACGAACCCCGAACGCCTAGAGCGCGGCATCAAGGAAGGCGTGGCAAACGCTCTGCTGGTAAAGGTCAACCAGATTGGTTCGCTGACCGAAACGCTCGAAGCTATCGAGATGGCCCACCGGGCAGGATTCCACACCATGACTTCGCACCGTTCGGGCGAAACCGAGGACACCACTATCGCGCATCTGGCGGTAGCGTCCAATGCCGGCCAAATCAAGACCGGCGCCCCGGCTCGTACCGAACGCGTCGCCAAGTACAACGAGCTGCTGCGTATCGAGGATATGCTCGGCGATGCCGCCGTTTACGCCGGTAAGTCCGCATTCCCGCGCTTCCGCGGCTAA
- the mfd gene encoding transcription-repair coupling factor: MSLHGLLEATGAALAGLEPDAAELACEYVAPPGFYAPLIAGLPGGREGLTVVLAPSTRAATQLARELGAYTTGVELFPDWETLPHERLSPRADTMARRIWALHRVTHPHPSDAVHFLVMPMRAALAPVNAHIADYPLFTVQVGDTYERDTMAADLLRLGYERVDMVGTRGQFAVRGGLIDVFSPTAPHPVRIELFGDEVDTIRAFTATDQRTFGGDIRELVAPACRELLLDDAARERAASLADQMPQAGEILNLAAEGKYGEGLESLSPLLGAEMVPLFSLLPPGARLVATDRPRLEARAKELVETTQEFLAASWSAAAGGGEVPLEIEQASFLTLEQLHAAAREASMETVFVSPFAVGENAQNVGAQIVMEPPAGETGLIGTIGDLVSQNWNVVITTTGRGMASRLRDVLSEADVPAKVVADATAPSSGAVQITVAPLDEGYQVPATQLLVVGEAQVLGKKKSRHASDKANLPARRRKAIDPLTLNQGDYVVHLHHGIGRFVKLAKRTMGRGRETTSKEYVVLEYAPSKRNGPADQLWVPTDSLDLLSKYVGGESPALSKMGGADWAKTKSRARKAVKEIARELVRLYAIRQATTGYAFSPDTPWQRELEDSFEFVETPDQLTVIDEVKHDMEQTVPMDRLVCGDVGYGKTEIAVRAAFKAVQDGKQVAILAPTTLLVSQHAETFTNRFAGFPVTVAALSRFTTAKEATRIKAGLKDGSIEVVIGTHALLSGNVRFKDLGLVVIDEEQRFGVEHKEALKALRANVDVLTMSATPIPRTLEMAITGIRGMSTLTTPPEDRHPVLTYVGAYSDKQVAAAIRRELLRDGQVFFVHNRVQSINKVAAHLAELVPEARIRVGHGQMSEKQLESVMVDFWNQEFDVLVSTTIVENGLDVTSANTIIVDRADRFGLSQLHQLRGRVGRGRERGYAYFLYPPGITMNETAFERLKTIGTNTGLGSGMAIATKDLEIRGAGNLLGGEQSGHIAGVGFDLYVRMVGEAVAAYKGQEAPEDTSVSIELPIDAYIPEDYLDVQSLRLDAYTRLSSATTDEEIDQLLEEMTDRYGRPPQPFERLGAVAKLRNLARTQKVQEIKVLGKFIRFAPVELADSQMARLQRLYPGARLKLTTRELFIPAPTRKNGLSETQIVDLELMEWVQKVIRGVIKPLV; this comes from the coding sequence ATGAGTTTGCACGGTTTACTGGAGGCGACCGGGGCTGCTTTGGCAGGCCTGGAGCCTGATGCGGCGGAATTGGCGTGCGAATACGTGGCGCCACCCGGGTTTTATGCCCCGCTCATTGCGGGTTTACCAGGTGGTCGCGAAGGTCTAACCGTGGTCCTCGCGCCGAGTACCCGTGCCGCCACCCAATTGGCACGTGAACTGGGAGCCTACACTACGGGAGTGGAGCTGTTTCCCGACTGGGAAACCTTGCCGCACGAGAGGCTTTCCCCCCGGGCAGACACGATGGCGCGCCGGATTTGGGCTTTGCATCGGGTGACACATCCACATCCGTCAGATGCGGTGCATTTTCTGGTCATGCCTATGCGAGCCGCTCTAGCCCCGGTGAACGCGCATATCGCTGACTATCCCCTGTTTACGGTGCAGGTGGGAGACACTTATGAGCGTGACACCATGGCTGCGGACCTGTTGCGTTTGGGTTACGAACGGGTTGATATGGTCGGAACGCGCGGTCAGTTTGCGGTGCGTGGGGGTCTGATTGACGTTTTTTCTCCCACCGCCCCCCATCCTGTGCGTATCGAACTGTTTGGCGACGAGGTAGACACCATCCGGGCGTTTACGGCAACGGATCAGCGAACTTTTGGTGGCGACATCCGGGAGCTGGTCGCCCCGGCCTGCCGCGAACTGCTCCTCGATGATGCGGCGCGAGAGCGGGCTGCCAGCCTGGCCGACCAAATGCCTCAAGCTGGCGAAATACTGAATCTCGCAGCCGAGGGTAAGTACGGCGAAGGCTTGGAATCTTTGAGTCCACTGCTGGGGGCGGAAATGGTGCCCCTGTTTTCTCTGCTGCCGCCCGGAGCTCGTCTGGTGGCAACCGATCGTCCCCGTTTGGAAGCGCGTGCGAAAGAACTGGTGGAAACGACCCAAGAGTTCCTGGCGGCTTCCTGGTCAGCGGCCGCGGGTGGTGGGGAAGTGCCCCTGGAGATTGAACAGGCTTCATTTCTGACCTTGGAACAGCTCCATGCCGCCGCCCGAGAGGCGAGTATGGAAACCGTGTTCGTCTCTCCTTTTGCGGTAGGCGAAAACGCTCAAAACGTGGGGGCGCAAATCGTGATGGAGCCTCCCGCCGGAGAAACTGGACTGATTGGTACAATCGGCGATTTGGTGTCACAAAACTGGAATGTCGTGATTACTACGACAGGTAGGGGGATGGCGAGCCGTCTGCGGGATGTCCTCAGCGAGGCAGATGTCCCGGCGAAGGTGGTTGCGGATGCCACAGCGCCGAGCAGCGGCGCGGTACAGATTACGGTGGCGCCCCTGGACGAGGGGTACCAGGTCCCCGCAACGCAACTTTTGGTGGTGGGCGAGGCACAGGTCTTGGGCAAAAAGAAGTCCCGCCATGCCTCCGACAAGGCAAACCTTCCCGCCAGACGACGCAAAGCTATTGACCCTCTTACGTTGAACCAGGGAGACTACGTGGTTCACCTGCACCACGGCATCGGACGCTTTGTAAAACTGGCGAAGCGCACCATGGGACGAGGTCGAGAAACCACCTCGAAAGAGTACGTGGTTTTGGAATACGCCCCCAGCAAACGCAACGGGCCCGCTGATCAGCTCTGGGTGCCTACCGATTCCCTGGACTTGCTCTCGAAGTATGTGGGCGGAGAATCCCCGGCGCTGTCAAAGATGGGCGGGGCAGATTGGGCAAAAACCAAGTCCAGAGCCCGGAAAGCAGTGAAAGAAATCGCTCGCGAACTGGTGCGTCTCTACGCTATTCGCCAAGCCACCACCGGGTATGCCTTCAGCCCGGATACCCCCTGGCAGCGCGAGTTGGAAGATAGTTTCGAGTTCGTGGAGACTCCCGACCAGCTCACGGTTATTGATGAAGTCAAGCACGACATGGAACAAACCGTTCCGATGGATAGGCTGGTTTGCGGCGACGTGGGTTACGGAAAAACCGAAATTGCAGTCCGCGCGGCCTTTAAAGCTGTTCAGGACGGCAAGCAGGTGGCAATTCTAGCTCCGACAACCCTACTGGTCAGCCAGCATGCGGAAACGTTTACGAACCGTTTTGCGGGGTTCCCGGTGACGGTAGCGGCGTTGTCGCGCTTTACTACTGCCAAAGAGGCCACTCGGATTAAAGCCGGGTTGAAAGACGGCTCCATCGAAGTCGTAATCGGAACCCACGCCCTGCTGTCGGGCAATGTCCGGTTTAAAGACCTGGGTCTGGTGGTGATTGATGAAGAACAACGTTTCGGGGTGGAGCACAAGGAAGCACTCAAGGCTTTGCGTGCTAACGTTGACGTTTTGACCATGAGCGCCACCCCGATTCCGCGCACCCTGGAAATGGCAATCACCGGCATTCGTGGCATGAGCACCCTCACCACCCCTCCGGAGGACCGCCACCCGGTATTGACCTACGTGGGAGCCTACTCGGATAAGCAGGTTGCGGCCGCTATCCGGCGCGAACTTTTGCGTGACGGCCAGGTATTTTTCGTGCATAATCGCGTGCAATCCATCAATAAGGTTGCCGCTCACCTCGCCGAGCTGGTGCCCGAAGCGCGGATTCGGGTGGGCCACGGTCAAATGTCGGAAAAACAGCTGGAATCGGTCATGGTGGATTTCTGGAACCAAGAATTCGATGTGCTGGTGTCCACAACTATTGTCGAAAACGGGTTGGATGTGACCAGTGCCAACACAATCATCGTGGACCGTGCGGATCGCTTTGGTCTGTCCCAGCTGCATCAGCTCCGCGGACGAGTCGGCCGCGGGCGGGAACGAGGCTACGCTTACTTCCTCTATCCGCCCGGCATTACTATGAACGAAACGGCTTTTGAGAGACTGAAAACGATTGGAACCAACACCGGGCTGGGGTCTGGGATGGCCATAGCTACGAAAGACCTGGAAATTCGCGGGGCCGGCAACCTGTTGGGTGGCGAACAGTCCGGCCACATCGCCGGAGTCGGTTTTGACCTGTATGTTCGCATGGTGGGCGAGGCGGTAGCGGCCTATAAAGGCCAGGAAGCCCCAGAAGACACTAGTGTGTCTATTGAGCTGCCCATAGATGCCTACATTCCCGAAGACTATCTGGATGTGCAGTCGCTGCGTCTCGATGCCTATACGCGTCTGTCCTCGGCTACTACTGATGAGGAGATTGACCAGTTACTGGAGGAAATGACCGACCGCTACGGACGACCTCCGCAACCGTTTGAACGTTTGGGGGCAGTCGCGAAACTGCGTAACCTGGCGCGGACTCAAAAGGTGCAGGAAATCAAGGTCTTGGGTAAATTCATTCGCTTTGCTCCCGTTGAGTTGGCAGATTCGCAGATGGCACGTCTGCAGCGCCTGTATCCGGGGGCGCGGCTGAAACTGACTACGCGCGAATTATTCATACCCGCCCCAACCAGGAAAAATGGGTTGAGCGAAACTCAGATTGTAGACCTGGAGCTCATGGAATGGGTACAGAAAGTCATTCGAGGCGTCATCAAACCCCTGGTTTAA